In Nicotiana tabacum cultivar K326 chromosome 2, ASM71507v2, whole genome shotgun sequence, the following proteins share a genomic window:
- the LOC107813071 gene encoding uncharacterized protein LOC107813071 isoform X2, with protein sequence MASTAPPSPFPDNQIHRPKSGRKPLQPKNTNTPATPNNHPKPKTLQSIGISLTQNSNKENLHPKRENVVLCIQAEVPFDSSLAEELSAISEKLERLRINREKTEKMLKERDLMLDLQMKELFNRGELQKELELEVDRLFRLKELRLSCMKISPIRTLREKEEEKKMNGYQPKELNYDEEDDIRTESSSENDPSAIGNEIIAIVTTH encoded by the exons ATGGCATCCACAGCTCCACCATCACCTTTCCCCGACAATCAGATCCACCGCCCAAAAAGTGGCCGGAAACCCCTTCAGCCCAAGAATACTAATACTCCGGCAACTCCCAATAATCATCCCAAGCCCAAAACTCTACAATCAATAGGAATCTCACTAACCCAAAACTCAAACAAAGAGAATCTCCATCCAAAAAGGGAAAATGTAGTACTCTGCATTCAGGCGGAAGTACCATTCGATTCATCATTAGCTGAGGAGCTGAGCGCCATTAGTGAGAAGCTCGAGAGGCTGAGAATCAATAGAGAGAAGACGGAGAAGATGTTGAAAGAAAGGGATCTGATGCTGGATTTGCAGATGAAAGAGTTGTTCAACAGAGGAGAGCTGCAGAAAGAGCTTGAGCTTGAAGTCGATCGCCTTTTCCGATTGAAAGAGCTCAGATTATCCTGCATG AAAATTTCTCCGATTCGAACGCTCAGggagaaggaagaagaaaagaaaatgaatggATATCAGCCTAAG GAGCTGAATTATGACGAAGAAGATGACATCAGGACTGAAAGCTCATCGGAGAACGACCCCAGTGCCATAGGGAATGAAATTATAGCTATAGTCACTACTCACTAA
- the LOC107813071 gene encoding uncharacterized protein LOC107813071 isoform X1, giving the protein MASTAPPSPFPDNQIHRPKSGRKPLQPKNTNTPATPNNHPKPKTLQSIGISLTQNSNKENLHPKRENVVLCIQAEVPFDSSLAEELSAISEKLERLRINREKTEKMLKERDLMLDLQMKELFNRGELQKELELEVDRLFRLKELRLSCMQKISPIRTLREKEEEKKMNGYQPKELNYDEEDDIRTESSSENDPSAIGNEIIAIVTTH; this is encoded by the exons ATGGCATCCACAGCTCCACCATCACCTTTCCCCGACAATCAGATCCACCGCCCAAAAAGTGGCCGGAAACCCCTTCAGCCCAAGAATACTAATACTCCGGCAACTCCCAATAATCATCCCAAGCCCAAAACTCTACAATCAATAGGAATCTCACTAACCCAAAACTCAAACAAAGAGAATCTCCATCCAAAAAGGGAAAATGTAGTACTCTGCATTCAGGCGGAAGTACCATTCGATTCATCATTAGCTGAGGAGCTGAGCGCCATTAGTGAGAAGCTCGAGAGGCTGAGAATCAATAGAGAGAAGACGGAGAAGATGTTGAAAGAAAGGGATCTGATGCTGGATTTGCAGATGAAAGAGTTGTTCAACAGAGGAGAGCTGCAGAAAGAGCTTGAGCTTGAAGTCGATCGCCTTTTCCGATTGAAAGAGCTCAGATTATCCTGCATG CAGAAAATTTCTCCGATTCGAACGCTCAGggagaaggaagaagaaaagaaaatgaatggATATCAGCCTAAG GAGCTGAATTATGACGAAGAAGATGACATCAGGACTGAAAGCTCATCGGAGAACGACCCCAGTGCCATAGGGAATGAAATTATAGCTATAGTCACTACTCACTAA
- the LOC107813071 gene encoding uncharacterized protein LOC107813071 isoform X3, whose translation MASTAPPSPFPDNQIHRPKSGRKPLQPKNTNTPATPNNHPKPKTLQSIGISLTQNSNKENLHPKRENVVLCIQAEVPFDSSLAEELSAISEKLERLRINREKTEKMLKERDLMLDLQMKELFNRGELQKELELEVDRLFRLKELRLSCMIDYGGGIAAENFSDSNAQGEGRRKENEWISA comes from the exons ATGGCATCCACAGCTCCACCATCACCTTTCCCCGACAATCAGATCCACCGCCCAAAAAGTGGCCGGAAACCCCTTCAGCCCAAGAATACTAATACTCCGGCAACTCCCAATAATCATCCCAAGCCCAAAACTCTACAATCAATAGGAATCTCACTAACCCAAAACTCAAACAAAGAGAATCTCCATCCAAAAAGGGAAAATGTAGTACTCTGCATTCAGGCGGAAGTACCATTCGATTCATCATTAGCTGAGGAGCTGAGCGCCATTAGTGAGAAGCTCGAGAGGCTGAGAATCAATAGAGAGAAGACGGAGAAGATGTTGAAAGAAAGGGATCTGATGCTGGATTTGCAGATGAAAGAGTTGTTCAACAGAGGAGAGCTGCAGAAAGAGCTTGAGCTTGAAGTCGATCGCCTTTTCCGATTGAAAGAGCTCAGATTATCCTGCATG ATTGACTATGGTGGTGGTATTGCAGCAGAAAATTTCTCCGATTCGAACGCTCAGggagaaggaagaagaaaagaaaatgaatggATATCAGCCTAA